In the genome of Candidatus Saccharibacteria bacterium, one region contains:
- the rplU gene encoding 50S ribosomal protein L21 has translation MKKAIIATGGKQYLVVEGETLEVELLKQEGKTATFTPLLVIDGDKTTVGTPEVTGSKVTTEVVEPEVKADKVTAIRYKAKKRVHKTRGHRQRHSVIKVTKIA, from the coding sequence ATGAAAAAAGCAATCATTGCGACAGGTGGCAAGCAGTACCTAGTCGTAGAAGGGGAAACCCTTGAGGTGGAGCTGCTCAAACAAGAAGGCAAAACTGCGACGTTTACACCCCTTCTTGTTATTGATGGCGACAAAACAACTGTTGGCACGCCAGAGGTAACTGGGTCTAAGGTGACAACTGAGGTGGTTGAGCCGGAAGTAAAAGCAGACAAAGTGACAGCTATTAGATATAAAGCTAAAAAACGTGTACATAAAACACGCGGCCACCGGCAGCGCCATAGTGTTATTAAGGTGACAAAAATAGCTTAG
- the ileS gene encoding isoleucine--tRNA ligase, whose translation MKFKHGTRRKAAEYEKALIRQWKHNKTFEKSVEQRPADNAFVFYDGPPFLTGSPHHGHLLVSTIKDTVARYQAMNGYRVERVWGWDCHGLPAEVFVEDQLGIKNKKEIGDKISIHDYVQACRAAMVKTGTEWEDTIDRIGRWVEFEGAYKTMDNEFMESVWWAFKKLHQEGKIYEGEKILIYCTKDATPISKSEVAMENSYQLDTDPSVYVYFQLEDDDEYLLTWTTTPWTLPANIAIALNPGIEYSLIEHQGKKFYIASDTIAKVMTDEKHQPLTYKTLKTLQGRELIGRKYSPLFENRGPDAHRVLAADFVTTEEGTGIVHEAPAYGEEDYELCKQENVPMVSIVDENGNYTEGRWLAQNIWEVNKEIAKTLVREGKALKVDYIQHEYPHCHRCGSKLMYRAHPSWFMDIQAQKHEMQEATDKTRWVPRHLQEGRFKNIIESAPDWNISRDRYWATPIPVWKGIRNDGTEVVKIIGSYEEFEQLTGKKLDDYHLPMVMDITFECDGVKMHHIGKVLDCWFESGSMPFAQFHYPFENKEKFEKGYPADFITEAIDQTRGWFYSLTAVNVALFGKSPYRNLICTGFINAADGKKMSKKLKNYTDPVELMDKFSADAFRMLMLSSPLTNGEDFALSDKDVGNMARKLGMIWNMYDFFTLYAEVDGWEFNGELKDPLGDLKNPLDVWVISRVHQLTQEIATNLQRYELADAVKPILPFIDDASNWYVRRSRKRFWKSEDDTDKSDAYRTLHYILVRLSIVLAPFTPFLAEELYQKLTEGESVHLLDWPQIGKVDEVIIDQMAYTRRVINEGLSQRAAAGIKVRQPLKTVRVDGAEAFLGDNVQELAAIITEELNVKEWVSEGSGKTDMKVELETNITPELKREGLAREVIRHVQSARKQAGLEVDDRISLSLSTDDDELKQSIQEQSHIIKHETLANHLTKDGAGGVESIAKVDGIELAIKISKD comes from the coding sequence ATGAAATTCAAGCATGGAACACGGCGCAAAGCAGCAGAATACGAAAAAGCTCTCATTAGGCAATGGAAGCACAATAAGACATTTGAAAAATCGGTAGAGCAACGTCCGGCCGACAATGCTTTTGTGTTTTATGACGGCCCGCCGTTTTTGACAGGTAGTCCGCATCATGGGCACCTGCTTGTTTCTACTATTAAAGATACGGTCGCTCGGTACCAAGCCATGAACGGTTATCGCGTAGAGCGGGTGTGGGGCTGGGATTGTCATGGGCTTCCTGCCGAAGTTTTTGTCGAGGATCAACTAGGTATAAAAAATAAAAAAGAAATTGGCGATAAAATCAGTATTCACGATTATGTCCAAGCTTGCCGAGCAGCTATGGTAAAAACTGGCACAGAGTGGGAGGATACAATCGATCGCATTGGTCGGTGGGTGGAATTCGAAGGCGCTTACAAAACCATGGACAATGAGTTTATGGAATCGGTCTGGTGGGCATTTAAAAAACTCCATCAAGAGGGGAAAATCTACGAAGGTGAAAAAATCCTTATATACTGCACGAAAGACGCGACACCTATATCTAAATCAGAAGTAGCTATGGAGAACAGCTATCAGCTTGATACCGATCCGAGCGTTTACGTTTACTTTCAGTTGGAGGATGACGATGAGTACTTGCTTACATGGACGACTACTCCATGGACGCTACCGGCAAATATTGCCATTGCGCTTAATCCCGGTATTGAATACTCGCTTATCGAGCACCAAGGAAAGAAATTTTATATTGCCAGCGATACTATTGCAAAAGTCATGACGGACGAAAAGCATCAACCGTTAACATATAAGACACTCAAAACTCTACAAGGCAGAGAACTTATCGGACGTAAGTATAGTCCATTGTTCGAAAATCGTGGACCGGATGCTCATAGGGTGCTGGCGGCAGACTTTGTTACCACAGAAGAAGGAACTGGTATTGTTCACGAAGCGCCAGCTTACGGTGAAGAGGATTACGAACTGTGCAAGCAAGAAAATGTGCCGATGGTTTCTATAGTAGATGAAAATGGAAATTATACCGAAGGCCGTTGGCTTGCTCAGAATATTTGGGAGGTAAATAAAGAGATTGCCAAGACACTGGTTCGAGAAGGCAAAGCGTTAAAGGTGGATTACATACAGCATGAGTATCCACACTGTCATCGCTGCGGCAGTAAACTGATGTACCGGGCGCATCCAAGTTGGTTTATGGATATTCAGGCGCAAAAACATGAAATGCAGGAGGCGACCGATAAGACAAGATGGGTTCCGCGCCATCTTCAAGAAGGGCGTTTTAAAAACATTATAGAATCTGCCCCTGATTGGAATATATCCAGAGATCGTTATTGGGCAACCCCTATACCGGTTTGGAAAGGTATCCGGAATGATGGAACAGAGGTTGTTAAAATAATCGGCAGCTATGAGGAATTCGAGCAGTTAACAGGTAAAAAGCTTGATGACTATCACTTGCCCATGGTTATGGATATCACGTTTGAATGTGACGGGGTTAAGATGCATCACATCGGTAAAGTGCTGGATTGTTGGTTTGAAAGCGGTTCTATGCCCTTTGCTCAATTTCATTATCCGTTTGAGAACAAAGAAAAATTTGAGAAAGGTTATCCAGCAGACTTTATTACCGAAGCAATTGATCAAACTCGTGGCTGGTTTTACAGCTTAACTGCTGTGAATGTGGCACTTTTTGGCAAGTCTCCATATAGAAATCTTATCTGTACCGGATTTATTAATGCTGCCGACGGAAAAAAGATGAGCAAAAAGCTTAAAAACTACACTGATCCAGTAGAGTTAATGGATAAATTTTCCGCGGACGCGTTTAGGATGCTTATGCTTTCCAGTCCGCTCACCAACGGTGAGGATTTTGCGTTAAGCGATAAAGATGTTGGTAACATGGCTCGTAAACTTGGCATGATCTGGAACATGTATGATTTCTTTACGCTGTATGCTGAGGTTGATGGATGGGAGTTTAACGGAGAGCTAAAAGATCCGTTAGGTGACTTAAAGAACCCGCTTGATGTGTGGGTTATTAGTCGGGTGCATCAATTAACCCAAGAAATAGCGACCAATTTGCAGCGCTACGAGCTTGCTGATGCGGTAAAACCAATATTGCCGTTTATTGATGACGCTAGTAACTGGTATGTTCGCCGTAGTCGTAAGCGATTTTGGAAAAGCGAAGACGATACCGATAAGTCTGACGCCTACAGGACGCTGCATTATATTCTAGTGCGTTTAAGCATAGTGTTGGCTCCATTCACACCGTTTTTAGCAGAAGAGTTGTATCAGAAGCTTACCGAAGGTGAATCTGTACATCTGCTTGACTGGCCACAAATTGGTAAAGTAGATGAGGTAATCATTGATCAGATGGCGTATACCAGAAGGGTTATCAATGAAGGGCTTTCTCAGAGAGCTGCTGCCGGTATCAAAGTCCGCCAGCCGTTGAAGACAGTTCGGGTTGACGGCGCGGAAGCTTTTCTTGGCGATAATGTGCAAGAGCTAGCTGCAATAATCACCGAAGAATTGAACGTAAAAGAGTGGGTAAGTGAAGGAAGCGGGAAAACAGACATGAAGGTCGAGCTTGAAACCAATATCACACCCGAACTTAAGCGTGAAGGTTTAGCGCGTGAAGTAATAAGGCACGTACAGAGTGCACGTAAACAGGCAGGACTTGAGGTGGATGATCGGATATCCCTCAGTTTGTCTACAGATGACGACGAGCTCAAGCAATCGATACAAGAACAGAGCCATATCATTAAGCATGAGACACTTGCAAATCATCTCACAAAGGATGGCGCAGGAGGGGTTGAATCGATTGCGAAGGTAGATGGTATCGAGCTAGCTATTAAAATCAGCAAAGATTAA
- a CDS encoding vitamin B12-dependent ribonucleotide reductase — MGQTTILGHRRLFTPQNSKAYDQLNWVKRDSVIMNPMTNKPVFEQKGVAFPEGWSLNAINIVAQKYFTGTPGTQDREASLRDLIDRVVDTITRHGIQEGYFTDDAEAEDFQEELKYVLATQRAAFNSPVWFNIGAPERSQQASACFILAVEDTMPSILNWYKEEGMIFKGGSGSGINISTLRSSAEALGKSAGSASGPLSFMRGADASAGAIKSGGKTRRAAKMVILNVDHPDVEEFVWCKALEERKARDLEAAGWDMSLDGKDIHSVQYQNANNSVRVTDEFMQAVENDDDWNLKAVTTGKTVKTVKARTLFRQMSKAAWECADPGMQFDTTVNKWHTAPNAGRINGSNPCSEYMHLDNSACNLASINLLKYLNEDSTFDIKSFIHTVELVFTAQEILVGYSEYPTDSIAKNARAYRELGLGYANLGALLMAQGLPYDSDDGRAQAAAITALMTGQAYATSAKIANRVGPFAGFHKDREAMLNVLKMHREEVSKIDAGLVREELLSAAAGAWDEAVELGQLYGVRNSQASVLAPTGTIGLMMDCDTTGVEPDLGLVKLKKLVGGGTMSIVNHTVPRALKTMGYSKKQIDDIVDYIDVEKTIIGAPHLKEEHKNVFACSMGDNAIHYSGHVRMMGAVQPFISGAISKTVNMPEDVSVEDVEQLHIDAWKLGLKAVAIYRDNCKVAQPLSMAKKESAKTDENITTTEGVNDKFILKGAVRREMPKVRNSKTFSFKVADSKGYVTIGEYEDGTPGEVFINFAKHGSTLRGIMDAFAISVSHGLQYGVPLKTYVKTFMSTSFAPAGITDDPEIRTASSLVDYIFRRMALSYMSFDDRLELGLASIDDMPSDEQTSLLSEDSETTDLPDAKSSESTPRQMTPTEEISRTPSSSVSAGSDQETSLKQDDAAPMCYNCGNQTQRSGSCYVCTSCGSTTGCS, encoded by the coding sequence ATGGGACAAACAACAATCCTGGGGCACAGGCGACTTTTTACACCCCAAAACAGCAAAGCTTACGATCAATTAAACTGGGTTAAACGTGATTCTGTAATCATGAACCCGATGACCAATAAGCCGGTTTTCGAGCAAAAGGGCGTGGCGTTCCCGGAGGGCTGGTCGCTAAACGCAATAAACATTGTTGCTCAAAAATATTTTACAGGTACTCCGGGTACTCAAGACCGTGAAGCTTCTTTGCGTGACTTAATCGATCGAGTTGTCGATACGATAACCCGGCATGGTATCCAAGAGGGCTACTTTACCGATGATGCAGAAGCCGAAGATTTCCAAGAGGAGTTAAAGTATGTCCTCGCTACACAAAGAGCGGCGTTTAACTCACCGGTCTGGTTTAATATTGGTGCGCCGGAGCGTTCGCAGCAGGCTAGTGCTTGTTTCATTTTGGCAGTCGAAGACACAATGCCTTCGATTCTTAACTGGTACAAAGAAGAAGGAATGATCTTCAAGGGCGGGTCAGGTTCAGGTATTAATATTAGTACTTTGCGTTCCTCTGCCGAAGCCTTGGGTAAGAGTGCTGGTTCTGCATCTGGACCGCTTAGTTTCATGCGGGGGGCTGATGCTTCAGCCGGTGCAATTAAAAGTGGCGGCAAGACCCGTCGTGCTGCCAAAATGGTTATTTTGAATGTTGATCATCCAGACGTAGAAGAATTTGTCTGGTGTAAAGCACTTGAAGAGCGTAAAGCGCGTGATCTCGAAGCTGCCGGCTGGGACATGAGTCTAGATGGTAAAGATATTCACTCGGTGCAATACCAAAACGCCAACAACTCAGTTCGTGTAACTGATGAGTTTATGCAGGCAGTTGAAAATGATGATGACTGGAATCTTAAGGCTGTCACCACCGGAAAGACAGTAAAAACTGTAAAGGCTCGCACGCTATTTAGGCAAATGTCTAAGGCTGCTTGGGAATGCGCAGATCCAGGAATGCAGTTTGATACGACGGTCAACAAGTGGCACACAGCTCCAAATGCGGGTCGGATTAATGGAAGTAACCCGTGTAGTGAATACATGCATCTTGACAACTCAGCCTGTAATCTAGCGAGCATCAATCTGTTGAAGTACTTAAACGAAGACAGTACCTTTGATATTAAGTCATTTATTCACACGGTAGAGCTTGTGTTTACCGCCCAAGAAATTTTAGTCGGTTACAGTGAGTACCCGACTGATAGCATCGCTAAAAACGCTCGAGCGTATCGTGAGCTTGGCCTTGGCTATGCTAACCTAGGAGCTTTATTGATGGCTCAAGGGCTTCCGTATGACTCAGATGATGGTCGTGCTCAAGCAGCTGCGATTACAGCTCTTATGACTGGTCAGGCGTATGCTACAAGCGCGAAGATAGCTAATCGTGTTGGACCGTTTGCAGGCTTTCATAAGGATCGCGAAGCAATGCTCAATGTTCTTAAGATGCACCGTGAAGAGGTTTCAAAAATTGACGCCGGACTAGTTAGAGAAGAACTATTGAGCGCTGCGGCTGGCGCTTGGGATGAAGCAGTGGAACTCGGTCAACTGTATGGAGTACGTAACTCTCAGGCTAGTGTTTTGGCACCGACTGGGACAATTGGTCTCATGATGGACTGTGATACTACGGGTGTTGAGCCAGACCTTGGTCTAGTGAAACTCAAAAAGCTGGTTGGTGGCGGTACCATGAGTATCGTGAACCACACAGTGCCACGAGCACTCAAAACGATGGGTTATAGCAAGAAGCAGATTGACGACATTGTCGACTATATTGATGTCGAAAAAACAATAATAGGTGCTCCGCATCTAAAGGAAGAACACAAAAACGTCTTTGCTTGTTCCATGGGAGATAACGCTATTCACTATTCCGGACATGTGAGGATGATGGGTGCAGTGCAGCCGTTCATATCTGGTGCTATCAGTAAGACAGTCAACATGCCGGAGGATGTCTCGGTTGAGGACGTTGAGCAATTGCACATTGATGCATGGAAACTAGGACTTAAAGCGGTAGCTATTTACCGTGATAACTGTAAAGTTGCTCAGCCACTTTCTATGGCCAAGAAAGAAAGTGCCAAGACTGATGAGAATATTACAACTACAGAAGGTGTAAACGACAAGTTTATACTAAAAGGCGCTGTTCGCCGCGAAATGCCAAAAGTTCGGAACTCTAAGACGTTTTCCTTTAAGGTTGCGGACTCCAAAGGATATGTCACAATTGGAGAATACGAAGATGGGACGCCGGGCGAGGTCTTCATTAATTTTGCCAAACACGGCTCTACGTTGCGCGGCATCATGGATGCGTTTGCTATATCGGTGAGCCATGGTCTTCAGTATGGAGTTCCGCTTAAGACTTACGTAAAGACATTCATGAGCACCAGTTTTGCACCAGCCGGTATAACCGATGATCCAGAAATCCGGACAGCTTCGTCACTGGTAGACTACATTTTTAGGCGAATGGCACTTAGCTATATGTCATTTGATGATCGTCTAGAGCTTGGCTTAGCGTCAATCGACGATATGCCAAGCGATGAGCAGACCAGTTTGCTCAGTGAAGATTCAGAGACGACCGACTTGCCAGACGCTAAATCATCAGAGTCTACTCCTAGACAGATGACACCAACAGAAGAAATATCTAGAACCCCGAGTTCATCGGTAAGCGCGGGCAGCGATCAAGAAACCTCCCTCAAACAAGACGATGCAGCCCCTATGTGCTATAACTGCGGTAATCAGACACAAAGATCCGGCAGTTGCTATGTTTGCACATCTTGCGGATCGACAACCGGTTGTTCGTAA
- the nrdR gene encoding transcriptional regulator NrdR has product MKCSQCQQVDTKVIESRDVAEGESIRRRRACISCHYRFTTYERVERPQIIVVKSNGTRELFSRDKLLAGLYRACEKTSVNSLQLERLVADIEQQIYACGDPEISSRKIGDMVMDGLARLNEVAYVRFASVYRRFKDIAGFEKELLQIKEKKTNRTVK; this is encoded by the coding sequence ATGAAATGCAGCCAGTGTCAACAAGTCGATACAAAAGTTATCGAATCTAGAGACGTGGCAGAAGGCGAATCAATTCGTCGCCGTCGTGCATGCATCAGCTGTCACTATCGTTTTACAACGTATGAACGGGTAGAGCGCCCACAGATTATCGTTGTAAAGAGTAACGGCACAAGAGAACTGTTTAGTCGTGATAAATTACTGGCCGGTCTTTATCGGGCATGTGAAAAAACATCGGTGAACAGTTTGCAGCTAGAGCGGCTTGTAGCAGACATAGAGCAGCAAATTTATGCCTGTGGTGATCCGGAGATATCAAGTCGAAAAATAGGTGACATGGTAATGGACGGACTGGCACGACTAAATGAGGTTGCGTATGTGCGATTCGCAAGTGTATATCGTCGGTTTAAAGATATAGCCGGTTTCGAAAAAGAGCTCCTACAAATCAAGGAGAAAAAAACAAACCGCACCGTTAAGTAA
- the ftsZ gene encoding cell division protein FtsZ, whose amino-acid sequence MPQVAPAIETYARIKVVGVGGAGGAAINRMVDAGIEGVEFIAVNTDAQALHHSKAQTKIHIGKDTTRGLGAGADPKVGEEAAQESKDEITQALSNSDMVFITIGAGGGTGSGAGHVVAHAARDAGALVVGFATKPFAFEGEKRRRNAETAVDKLREAVDTLIVIPNDRLLQTIDRQTPLLEAFRVADDVLRQGVQGISDLITVHGLINLDFADVKAVMSNAGSALMGIGRASGENRAPQAAQQAIESPLLEVSIDGARGILFNVIGGSDMSMHEINTAAETITAAADPDANIIFGATISPEIEGEIIITVVATGFDATYFTNRTHLRQGLAEEDNGDEAERDDSVQPSSAQTGDVKAEDGDIKDINMDLNNDENKHDDFHKDSPMPNIWALDQEAKQTDSEEKSNSKPDTFSDSGEDDEELEKPSFLRRLKKKAQKSQDNDSGKKSSK is encoded by the coding sequence ATGCCACAAGTTGCTCCTGCTATCGAAACCTACGCCCGTATTAAAGTAGTCGGTGTTGGTGGTGCCGGTGGGGCTGCCATTAATCGGATGGTTGACGCCGGTATAGAGGGTGTCGAATTTATCGCAGTTAATACTGACGCGCAAGCACTTCATCACTCTAAAGCACAAACAAAAATTCATATTGGTAAAGATACGACACGCGGACTTGGAGCGGGAGCCGACCCCAAGGTTGGCGAAGAAGCTGCCCAAGAGTCAAAGGATGAGATTACCCAGGCGTTAAGTAACTCGGATATGGTATTTATAACCATAGGTGCTGGCGGCGGTACAGGTAGCGGTGCCGGTCACGTTGTGGCGCATGCTGCCCGTGATGCTGGAGCACTCGTTGTCGGGTTTGCTACTAAGCCGTTTGCTTTTGAAGGTGAGAAGCGACGCAGAAACGCAGAAACCGCAGTTGATAAGCTCAGAGAGGCGGTTGACACATTGATTGTTATACCGAATGATCGACTTCTGCAGACAATCGATCGACAAACACCGCTTCTAGAAGCCTTTAGAGTGGCTGATGACGTTCTGAGGCAAGGCGTCCAAGGAATATCCGACCTTATTACAGTACATGGTCTTATAAACTTGGATTTTGCTGACGTTAAAGCAGTCATGAGCAACGCAGGTTCTGCTCTCATGGGTATAGGACGTGCCAGTGGAGAGAACCGAGCACCGCAAGCTGCTCAGCAGGCAATTGAATCACCGTTACTGGAAGTCTCCATTGATGGGGCACGTGGCATTCTTTTCAACGTTATAGGTGGCAGCGATATGTCAATGCACGAGATTAATACTGCTGCCGAGACGATTACCGCAGCTGCCGATCCTGACGCAAACATTATTTTCGGAGCCACCATTAGTCCGGAGATTGAAGGTGAGATCATAATTACGGTGGTTGCAACTGGGTTTGACGCAACCTACTTTACCAACCGAACACACTTACGCCAAGGTTTAGCAGAAGAAGACAACGGGGATGAGGCAGAACGTGATGATTCCGTGCAACCTTCTTCAGCACAGACTGGAGACGTTAAGGCCGAAGACGGAGATATCAAAGATATCAATATGGATCTTAATAACGATGAAAATAAGCACGATGACTTTCACAAAGATTCTCCCATGCCGAATATCTGGGCACTTGATCAAGAGGCTAAACAAACCGACTCTGAAGAAAAAAGTAATTCAAAACCGGACACCTTTTCGGATTCTGGTGAAGACGATGAGGAGCTTGAAAAACCTTCTTTTTTGCGACGCCTCAAGAAAAAAGCCCAAAAATCCCAGGATAATGATTCTGGCAAAAAATCTAGTAAATAA
- the ftsA gene encoding cell division protein FtsA has translation MREQSPNHFIGLDIGTHTVRCVVGMVDQQDASKPTIIGHGSAINTGMRKGVTVHVEEVADAVTKAVTEAERVSGVQIRHATANINGAHVAGMNSRGVVAISAANKEITAEDRLRAEEAATIVQLPPNREIIQVFAKNYRLDGQDNIKDPVGMHGVRLEVDTHIVTAIAPNLKSLDMVLEKTNLTASNYTVSSLAAAEAVLNRQQKEAGTLVLDIGAGTTNLAVIEDGEVHHVAVIPVGGLHITNDLAIGLKTDLEIAELVKVKHATLNKPSGGLKNVKVDFENKQHYFPVEDVYDITEARVEELLEMVEKELKKIQRSRKLPGGVVVVGGTSNMPGIADFTKEKLQLSARVGRLQPLNGLVDTVESPTYATTVGLMLLDMFLLPHDSNVSGEPNSRVFGFVEGIIKKFRRS, from the coding sequence ATGCGCGAACAATCGCCCAATCATTTTATAGGTCTCGACATAGGAACACATACTGTTCGCTGTGTTGTTGGTATGGTGGATCAGCAAGATGCATCTAAACCTACGATCATCGGGCACGGCAGTGCAATAAATACCGGTATGCGTAAAGGAGTGACTGTTCATGTTGAGGAAGTCGCTGATGCTGTCACAAAAGCTGTTACAGAGGCAGAACGTGTATCTGGTGTACAGATACGTCACGCTACGGCTAATATTAACGGTGCCCATGTGGCTGGCATGAACTCCAGAGGTGTCGTGGCGATTAGTGCAGCTAATAAAGAAATTACAGCTGAAGACAGGCTTAGAGCAGAAGAAGCTGCAACAATTGTTCAATTACCGCCAAACAGAGAGATTATTCAAGTTTTTGCCAAAAACTACAGATTGGACGGGCAGGACAACATCAAAGATCCAGTGGGTATGCACGGAGTGCGGCTAGAGGTTGATACACATATTGTGACAGCGATAGCTCCAAATCTAAAAAGTTTGGACATGGTGTTAGAAAAAACTAACTTGACTGCTTCAAACTATACGGTTTCCAGTCTTGCAGCGGCAGAAGCTGTACTTAACAGGCAGCAAAAAGAGGCAGGCACCCTGGTTCTTGATATTGGTGCAGGAACGACTAATCTAGCAGTCATAGAAGACGGAGAAGTACACCATGTAGCGGTTATACCGGTTGGTGGTTTACATATCACTAACGATTTGGCGATAGGGCTAAAGACTGACCTAGAAATTGCAGAGCTCGTAAAGGTAAAACACGCCACACTAAACAAACCTTCCGGGGGTTTAAAAAACGTAAAAGTTGATTTTGAAAACAAACAACACTACTTTCCGGTCGAGGATGTGTACGACATTACAGAAGCACGAGTAGAGGAATTACTAGAGATGGTTGAAAAAGAGTTGAAAAAGATACAACGCTCCAGAAAGCTTCCTGGTGGAGTAGTTGTTGTAGGCGGAACATCAAATATGCCAGGAATCGCTGACTTTACCAAGGAAAAACTGCAACTATCGGCTAGAGTTGGTCGCTTGCAACCATTAAATGGTCTGGTTGATACAGTGGAAAGCCCAACATACGCCACTACGGTCGGTCTTATGTTGCTTGATATGTTTTTATTGCCCCATGATTCTAACGTATCCGGTGAACCGAACTCTCGGGTATTTGGTTTCGTTGAAGGCATTATCAAGAAGTTCCGTCGCAGTTAG
- the map gene encoding type I methionyl aminopeptidase yields MFTQVKTDTEIKHMRESGKILATVHQLLRNKVAPGVSTKQLADIARDELKRLGGKPSFLGYPGGSDSFPDVLCVSINEEVVHGIPRANRVIEEGDIVSMDFGVTYKGMITDSAISVIAGNAKKPSVTRLIKDTEASLLAGIDVVRDGVRVGDIGFAVQQSLERGGYGIVRDLVGHGVGHKLHEEPNIPNYGLQNTGPTLQAGMTIAIEPMATLGAHHVVMAEDGWTVVTADGSLAAHFEHSVLITDDGYEILTTLS; encoded by the coding sequence ATGTTTACGCAAGTCAAGACAGATACAGAAATCAAACATATGCGTGAGTCAGGTAAAATACTTGCAACCGTGCATCAGTTACTACGTAATAAAGTGGCTCCAGGTGTTTCGACTAAACAGCTTGCTGATATTGCTCGAGATGAACTAAAACGGCTTGGCGGTAAACCAAGCTTTCTTGGCTACCCCGGGGGATCTGATAGCTTTCCTGACGTTCTGTGTGTTTCGATTAATGAAGAGGTTGTTCACGGTATCCCGCGAGCAAACCGAGTAATTGAAGAAGGCGATATTGTAAGTATGGATTTCGGTGTGACGTATAAAGGCATGATCACTGATTCTGCCATCAGTGTTATCGCAGGGAACGCTAAAAAACCATCAGTTACCCGGCTCATAAAAGACACCGAAGCATCACTGCTGGCCGGTATTGATGTGGTGCGCGATGGCGTGAGAGTGGGTGATATCGGTTTCGCTGTACAACAAAGCCTAGAACGAGGAGGATACGGTATAGTGCGGGATTTGGTTGGCCACGGAGTCGGACACAAACTCCACGAAGAGCCGAATATTCCTAATTATGGGCTCCAAAACACCGGACCTACTCTACAGGCTGGCATGACTATTGCGATCGAGCCTATGGCGACTCTTGGCGCGCATCACGTTGTGATGGCAGAAGACGGTTGGACAGTTGTAACTGCGGACGGTTCGCTGGCTGCCCATTTTGAACACAGCGTATTAATCACGGACGATGGTTACGAAATTCTAACGACTCTTTCATAA
- a CDS encoding nucleoside monophosphate kinase, whose translation MIIFMGVAGSGKSMQGRMLADELGLPWLSTGEFLRMLIAGERRKEMLAGQLLADKEIIALVNKIFSLIDIKQEFVLDGFPRTIKQADWLLSQAKHGQLKITHVVHLTATEEVVRSRLIERGRQDDHHDAISERFSEYKESILPILEEFKDAGVTVHTINGERPIQTVHSEIVQTIKQG comes from the coding sequence ATGATTATATTTATGGGAGTGGCCGGTTCAGGTAAGAGTATGCAGGGCAGGATGTTGGCTGATGAACTTGGGCTGCCATGGTTGTCTACCGGTGAATTCTTGAGAATGTTGATAGCGGGCGAAAGACGCAAAGAGATGTTAGCCGGCCAATTGTTAGCCGACAAAGAGATAATTGCACTGGTGAATAAAATTTTTAGCCTGATAGATATAAAACAAGAGTTTGTACTTGATGGGTTCCCGCGGACGATTAAGCAAGCCGATTGGCTGTTGAGCCAAGCCAAGCATGGTCAACTTAAAATAACCCACGTTGTACATCTGACTGCTACGGAAGAAGTGGTGAGGAGCAGGCTTATAGAGCGTGGTCGACAGGATGACCATCACGATGCTATAAGTGAGCGGTTTTCTGAATATAAGGAGTCAATTTTGCCGATACTCGAGGAATTTAAGGATGCAGGTGTAACGGTGCATACTATAAACGGAGAGCGTCCAATACAGACAGTACATAGTGAAATCGTGCAGACAATAAAACAGGGCTAG